The DNA window TGGACCGTTTCGAGAACGCGTACCCGCACACGCTGTCCGGCGGCATGAAGCAGCGCGTGGCCATTGCCCGCGCGCTGGCGATGCAACCGGCCGTGCTGCTGATGGACGAGCCCTTCGCCGCGCTCGACGCCCTCACGCGTCGCACGATGCAGGAAGAGCTGACGAAACTGTGGGAGGAATCGCCGTTCACGCTGCTGTTCGTCACCCACTCGATCGAGGAAGCGCTGGTGGTCGGCAACCGCATCCTGCTGCTGTCGCCGCATCCGGGCCGCGTGCGCGCGGAGCTGAACAGCCACCAGTTCGGCTTGCACAGCGGTGGCGGCGCCGAATTCCAGCAGGCCGCGCAGCGCATCCACCAGCTGCTGTTCGGCCAATCCCCGGCGGCGCAGCCCGCCCATGACGATGAAAGGATCGCCCTGTGAGCAATCTGGCCCCACCGATCCGGCAAGAGTTTCAATATGACCTGGCGCCCGCCGCGCCGGCATCGCTGCAGCGGCGG is part of the Pseudoduganella lutea genome and encodes:
- a CDS encoding ABC transporter ATP-binding protein, producing the protein MAPLQVVRPSSPPGALLSARGVTLEYRSGGNAVRATQGVDFDVFAGDRFVLLGPSGCGKSSLLKAVGGFIEPAAGTITLNGQAITKPGPDRICVFQEFDQLPPWKTVLENVMFPLLASKSCGRAEARERARHWIARVGLDRFENAYPHTLSGGMKQRVAIARALAMQPAVLLMDEPFAALDALTRRTMQEELTKLWEESPFTLLFVTHSIEEALVVGNRILLLSPHPGRVRAELNSHQFGLHSGGGAEFQQAAQRIHQLLFGQSPAAQPAHDDERIAL